Proteins co-encoded in one Mycobacteriales bacterium genomic window:
- a CDS encoding copper chaperone PCu(A)C, which translates to MKTRTAAAALLLPLALTACGSGKDPLTYQDRDQGDSAQAVVDQVAVLNLRVLPPRDGDVLPTGGDARVALTLVNEDDEDDALLSVTSPAAASVAIVKDTAPVASVPIPARRTAEEGYSLVLRGLTADLRPGTYVTLRLVFQNAPALEQRVPVSTPAEVRPRASANPLVNEPAHGGGGEGHDEVENVVEKAGEGHSEDGATEEGGH; encoded by the coding sequence GTGAAGACGCGCACCGCTGCCGCCGCGCTGCTGCTCCCGCTGGCGCTCACGGCCTGCGGCTCCGGCAAGGACCCGCTCACCTACCAGGACCGCGACCAGGGCGACTCGGCCCAGGCCGTCGTTGACCAGGTCGCCGTGCTCAACCTGCGGGTGCTGCCGCCCCGCGACGGCGACGTGCTCCCGACCGGCGGCGACGCCCGCGTCGCCCTGACGCTGGTCAACGAGGACGACGAGGACGACGCGCTGCTGTCGGTGACCTCGCCCGCGGCCGCGTCCGTCGCGATCGTCAAGGACACCGCCCCGGTGGCCTCGGTCCCGATCCCAGCACGCCGCACCGCGGAGGAGGGCTACTCCCTCGTGCTGCGCGGGCTGACCGCCGACCTGCGCCCGGGCACCTACGTCACGCTGCGACTGGTCTTCCAGAACGCCCCCGCGCTCGAGCAGCGGGTGCCGGTGTCGACGCCCGCCGAGGTGCGCCCGCGCGCGTCGGCGAACCCGCTCGTCAACGAGCCGGCCCACGGCGGCGGCGGCGAGGGCCACGACGAGGTCGAGAACGTCGTCGAGAAGGCCGGCGAGGGCCACAGCGAGGACGGCGCGACCGAGGAGGGCGGGCACTAG
- a CDS encoding type III polyketide synthase: MSARVVGSGSALPPPMRQQDLWDGFFRERFADHPVARKVWEHSGIETRRGVADPTVDDVSGWGTGDRMRRFVEEAMPLGKGAVSAALDDAGLDATDVGLLAVVSCTGYATPGLDIRLAQDLGMDTGVQRLHIGHMGCYAALPGLGAVADFVTARQRPAVLLCLELTSLHVQPASADVDLQQVVAHALFSDAAAAVVLSPDDRPGLEVVDVVARTDHSTADHMTWDVTDLGFKMGLSPKVPDVLAVHARPVVEELLGRHDLAVDDVAGWAVHPGGRRIVEVVGEALGLADEHLQASYDVLRDVGNCSSATVLLVLDRLRATRPLAPGDHVVAMAFGPGLTLYATLLRVRG, translated from the coding sequence ATGAGCGCGCGCGTCGTCGGTTCGGGCTCGGCGCTGCCGCCGCCCATGCGACAGCAGGACCTCTGGGACGGCTTCTTCCGCGAGCGCTTCGCCGACCACCCCGTGGCCCGCAAGGTCTGGGAGCACAGCGGCATCGAGACCCGGCGCGGCGTCGCGGACCCGACCGTCGACGACGTCTCCGGCTGGGGCACGGGCGACCGGATGCGCCGCTTCGTCGAGGAGGCGATGCCGCTCGGCAAGGGCGCCGTCTCTGCCGCCCTCGACGACGCCGGCCTCGACGCGACCGACGTCGGCCTGCTCGCGGTGGTGTCCTGCACCGGCTACGCCACCCCCGGCCTCGACATCCGGCTCGCGCAGGACCTCGGCATGGACACCGGCGTGCAGCGGCTGCACATCGGCCACATGGGCTGCTACGCCGCGCTGCCCGGCCTCGGGGCCGTCGCCGACTTCGTCACCGCCCGCCAGCGGCCCGCGGTGCTGCTCTGCCTGGAGCTGACCTCCCTGCACGTCCAGCCCGCCTCGGCCGACGTCGACCTGCAGCAGGTGGTCGCGCACGCGCTCTTCAGCGACGCGGCGGCCGCGGTCGTCCTGTCGCCCGATGACCGCCCGGGGCTCGAGGTCGTCGATGTCGTGGCCCGCACCGACCACTCCACCGCCGACCACATGACCTGGGACGTCACCGACCTCGGCTTCAAGATGGGCCTGTCGCCCAAGGTCCCCGACGTCCTCGCGGTCCACGCCCGGCCCGTCGTCGAGGAGCTGCTCGGCCGCCACGACCTCGCGGTGGACGACGTCGCAGGCTGGGCCGTCCACCCTGGTGGACGCCGCATCGTGGAGGTCGTCGGGGAGGCGCTGGGGCTCGCCGACGAGCACCTGCAGGCGTCGTACGACGTCCTGCGGGACGTGGGCAACTGCTCCAGCGCGACCGTCCTGCTCGTCCTCGACCGGCTGCGCGCCACCCGGCCGCTGGCGCCCGGCGACCACGTCGTGGCGATGGCCTTCGGGCCGGGCCTCACCCTCTACGCCACCCTGCTGCGCGTGCGCGGCTGA
- a CDS encoding SCO family protein, protein MRPRPRLRAGATALLAVALLAGCASSSTTPDPTASLAFHGVEPDPVPARPSFTLTTTEGKRFDFLAETKGRPTLMYFGYTNCPDECITAMADVAAALRRAPAELKGDIRVVFVTTDPKRDTAPKLRTWLDQFSTEFIALRGTDDEVKAAQTAAGVRPAEEEGPIPTLPGKPNEHPHKDGTAPHSHSGPLGYSVGHTNVIFAYDATDRLPVVYPGGVTPADIAADLPLLARTGK, encoded by the coding sequence ATGCGACCCCGCCCCCGTCTGCGCGCCGGTGCCACTGCGCTGCTCGCCGTCGCCCTGCTGGCCGGCTGCGCGAGCAGCAGCACGACCCCCGACCCGACGGCCTCGCTGGCCTTCCACGGCGTCGAGCCCGACCCGGTGCCGGCGCGGCCGAGCTTCACCCTCACCACGACCGAGGGGAAGCGCTTCGACTTCCTGGCCGAGACCAAGGGCCGCCCGACGCTGATGTACTTCGGCTACACCAACTGCCCCGACGAGTGCATCACCGCGATGGCCGACGTTGCCGCGGCCCTGCGCCGGGCGCCGGCTGAGCTCAAGGGCGACATCCGGGTCGTCTTCGTCACGACCGACCCGAAGCGCGACACCGCCCCGAAGCTGCGGACCTGGCTCGACCAGTTCTCGACGGAGTTCATCGCGCTGCGCGGCACCGACGACGAGGTCAAGGCCGCACAGACAGCCGCGGGCGTGCGACCGGCGGAGGAGGAGGGGCCGATCCCGACGCTGCCGGGCAAGCCCAACGAGCACCCGCACAAGGACGGGACCGCCCCGCACAGCCACTCGGGACCCCTTGGATACTCTGTGGGGCACACCAACGTGATCTTCGCGTACGACGCCACTGACCGCCTCCCGGTCGTCTACCCCGGGGGCGTGACGCCGGCGGACATCGCAGCCGACCTGCCACTGCTGGCCCGCACCGGGAAGTGA
- a CDS encoding chemotaxis protein CheW produces MTTPLRPVPPLDPVGGTQSGLVTFVLGERDYCTPLASVREVVRLQGLADLPGMEPPLAGVLDLRGTALPVLDLRIGATRESRGDVLVVERDGNLVGIAVDRVRAVVAREELPPAGTGDGDAGVLPAYVMDVLRGPGGPVFLVELEAMVDSVRKG; encoded by the coding sequence ATGACCACACCGCTGCGCCCGGTCCCACCGCTCGACCCGGTGGGTGGCACCCAGAGCGGGCTCGTCACCTTCGTGCTCGGTGAGCGCGACTACTGCACACCTCTCGCTTCCGTCCGCGAGGTCGTCCGGCTCCAGGGCCTCGCCGACCTGCCGGGTATGGAACCGCCGCTCGCCGGGGTGCTCGACCTGCGCGGCACCGCCCTGCCCGTCCTCGACCTGCGGATCGGGGCCACGAGAGAGAGCCGCGGGGACGTGCTCGTCGTCGAGCGCGACGGCAACCTGGTCGGCATCGCCGTCGACCGGGTGCGCGCCGTCGTCGCCCGCGAGGAGCTCCCGCCCGCAGGCACCGGCGACGGCGACGCAGGGGTGCTCCCGGCGTACGTCATGGACGTCCTGCGCGGCCCGGGTGGGCCGGTCTTCCTCGTCGAGCTCGAGGCGATGGTCGACTCGGTCCGCAAGGGCTGA
- the disA gene encoding DNA integrity scanning diadenylate cyclase DisA, with product MVEARSEDQLRTTLAAVAPGTALRDGLERILRGNTGGLIVLGHDKGVQAVCTGGFELDVEFSATRLRELSKMDGAVVVTGDLSRIVRASVQLVPDPTIPTEETGTRHRTAERVAKQTGNPVISVSQSMRIIALYVDGMRYVLDDSAAILSRANQALATLERYTLRLDEVAGTLSALEIEDLVTVRDAMAVLQRLEMVRRIAAEIEGYVVELGSDGRLLSLQLDELMAGVDGERELVVRDYLVSGSGRKQRSSADALLDLDALSGADLIDLSAIARAVGHPASTDALEAAVSPRGYRLLAKVPRLPSLVVDRLVEHFGGLQKLLAAGIDDLQAVEGVGETRARSVREGLSRLAESSILERYV from the coding sequence GTGGTCGAGGCGCGGTCCGAGGACCAGCTGCGCACCACCCTCGCGGCGGTCGCCCCGGGCACCGCCCTGCGCGACGGGCTCGAACGGATCCTGCGCGGCAACACCGGCGGGCTGATCGTGCTCGGCCACGACAAGGGCGTGCAGGCCGTGTGCACCGGCGGGTTCGAGCTCGACGTGGAGTTCTCCGCGACGCGGCTGCGCGAGCTGTCGAAGATGGACGGCGCCGTCGTCGTCACCGGCGACCTCTCGCGGATCGTGCGCGCCAGCGTGCAGCTCGTCCCGGACCCGACCATCCCCACCGAGGAGACCGGCACCCGGCACCGGACCGCGGAGCGGGTCGCGAAGCAGACCGGCAACCCGGTCATCAGCGTCAGCCAGTCGATGCGCATCATCGCGCTCTACGTCGACGGGATGCGCTACGTCCTCGACGACTCCGCGGCGATCCTCTCGCGCGCCAATCAGGCGCTCGCGACCCTCGAGCGCTACACGCTGCGCCTCGACGAGGTCGCCGGCACCCTGTCGGCGCTGGAGATCGAGGACCTCGTCACGGTCCGCGACGCGATGGCGGTCCTGCAGCGCCTCGAGATGGTGCGCCGCATCGCCGCGGAGATCGAGGGCTACGTCGTCGAGCTCGGCTCCGACGGTCGGCTGCTGTCGCTGCAGCTCGACGAGCTGATGGCGGGCGTCGACGGCGAGCGCGAGCTCGTCGTCCGCGACTACCTCGTCAGTGGGAGCGGCCGCAAGCAGCGCTCCTCGGCCGACGCGCTGCTCGACCTCGACGCGCTGTCCGGCGCCGACCTGATCGACCTGTCGGCGATCGCCCGGGCCGTGGGCCACCCCGCGTCGACCGACGCCCTGGAGGCAGCGGTCAGCCCCCGCGGCTACCGCCTGCTCGCCAAGGTGCCCCGCCTACCCAGCCTCGTCGTCGACCGGCTCGTCGAGCACTTCGGCGGGCTGCAGAAGCTGCTCGCGGCCGGTATCGACGACCTGCAGGCCGTCGAGGGCGTCGGTGAGACCCGCGCCCGCAGCGTGCGCGAGGGCCTGTCACGCCTGGCCGAGTCCAGCATCCTCGAGCGATACGTCTGA
- a CDS encoding CheR family methyltransferase, whose amino-acid sequence MSRLSLTDEQFVRLRRMLAAAAGLAFDDARRDSLAYSLAERLRACGLTDVSAYLDRVDGDPVERQRLLDEVTIQETHFFRNPPQVRALRTHVLPELIRHAESNGRRLRIWSAGCSTGEEPYSTAMMLRELLPSTAGWDVKVVATDVSERALAAARQARYGARAVQMATPEELARFFITHPDGTNEVRQEVRDLVELRHHNLVTEPVPFAPDEQVDLVLCRNVTIYFSRDTTRALMTRLHTALRDGGYLFLGHSETLWQVSEDFRLVSLGSGDSSAFVYRRLDDHSGGERRTVLPDRRTDDEGPPPPLDERRQAPRRSALWESLTKPRSLVPASREAVVAAERLTAPAPKVPTGSPVEIAASVRESLAAGRYEEASQGAAALVAVDPLRLEGHYLRGLALVNQGRDVEALVDLRKAVYLDASSGLAHFLLAGVLARLGDAGAAAREYRAAADTLGRQPGDATAPELGGRSVEDLVALCEQLEGQLSEVRG is encoded by the coding sequence ATGAGCAGGCTCTCGCTCACCGACGAGCAGTTCGTGCGGCTGCGCCGGATGCTGGCCGCCGCTGCAGGGCTGGCCTTCGACGACGCGCGCCGCGACTCGCTCGCCTACTCCCTCGCGGAGCGGCTGCGGGCGTGCGGGCTCACCGACGTCTCGGCTTACCTCGATCGCGTCGACGGTGACCCGGTCGAGCGCCAGCGGCTGCTCGACGAGGTGACGATCCAGGAGACGCACTTCTTCCGCAACCCGCCGCAGGTCCGTGCACTGCGCACCCACGTGCTGCCCGAGCTCATCCGCCACGCGGAGTCGAACGGCCGCCGGTTGCGCATCTGGAGCGCCGGCTGCTCCACCGGGGAGGAGCCCTACTCCACGGCGATGATGCTGCGCGAGCTGCTGCCCTCGACGGCCGGTTGGGACGTCAAGGTCGTGGCCACCGACGTCTCGGAGCGGGCGCTGGCCGCGGCCAGGCAGGCGAGGTACGGCGCTCGCGCCGTGCAGATGGCGACCCCCGAGGAGCTGGCCCGCTTCTTCATCACCCACCCCGACGGCACCAACGAGGTCCGCCAGGAGGTCCGCGACCTCGTCGAGCTGCGCCACCACAACCTCGTCACCGAGCCGGTGCCCTTCGCGCCTGACGAGCAGGTCGACCTCGTCCTGTGCCGCAACGTCACGATCTACTTCAGCCGCGACACGACCCGGGCGCTCATGACCCGTCTGCACACGGCGCTGCGCGACGGCGGCTACCTCTTCCTCGGCCACTCCGAGACGCTGTGGCAGGTGTCGGAGGACTTCCGGCTCGTGTCGCTCGGCAGCGGGGACAGCTCGGCTTTCGTCTACCGCCGGCTCGACGACCACAGCGGCGGCGAGCGGCGCACCGTCCTGCCGGACCGGCGCACCGACGACGAGGGCCCGCCTCCTCCGCTCGACGAGCGCCGCCAGGCGCCGCGCCGGTCGGCGCTGTGGGAGTCGCTCACCAAGCCGCGCAGCCTCGTTCCGGCCTCGCGCGAGGCCGTCGTCGCCGCCGAGCGGCTGACCGCACCGGCGCCGAAGGTGCCGACAGGCTCGCCCGTCGAGATCGCCGCGTCGGTGCGGGAGTCACTCGCGGCCGGCCGCTACGAGGAGGCGTCGCAGGGAGCTGCAGCCCTGGTCGCGGTCGACCCGCTCCGCCTCGAGGGGCACTACCTGCGCGGACTCGCGCTGGTCAACCAGGGCCGCGACGTCGAGGCGCTCGTCGACCTGCGCAAGGCCGTCTACCTCGACGCCTCGTCGGGGCTCGCCCACTTCCTGCTCGCCGGCGTCCTCGCCCGGCTCGGCGACGCGGGTGCCGCTGCGCGGGAGTACCGCGCTGCGGCGGACACGCTCGGGCGCCAGCCCGGGGACGCGACCGCGCCCGAGCTCGGTGGTCGCAGCGTGGAGGACCTGGTCGCGTTGTGCGAGCAGCTCGAAGGACAGCTCTCGGAGGTACGAGGATGA
- the radA gene encoding DNA repair protein RadA gives MAAKDRPAHRCGECGHAVAKWLGQCPECQAWGTIAEVGASRVGVTAGPVTRPAQRIDEVDVQAADARPTGVGELDRVLGGGLVPGAVVLLAGEPGVGKSTLTLECASRTARSGRRVLYVSGEESAAQIRMRAGRTGAVVPSLWLAAETDLSAVLSHIDEVLPELLVVDSVQTIASSSVEGVAGGVTQVRAVTAALVGVAKERGIPTFLVGHVTKDGAIAGPRLLEHLVDVVLSFEGDKHSTLRMVRGVKNRFGPSDEVGCFALEDSGIVELADPSGLFLTRRRDPVSGTCVTVTVEGRRPLLAEVQALVAPSDRQGSPRRAAVGLDSGRVAMLLAVLERRGGVRGLATADVYAATVGGVRLSEPCTDLALALALRSAALDAPLPQDLVALGEVGLSGELRPVGDLGRRLAEAARLGFRTAIVPPSDVAPPTGMRVLVATDLLQAVSLLGEPPRRRPAAAPQPVREEPLDEHLQDEARALLREAFPDGAPGSAPGA, from the coding sequence ATGGCAGCCAAGGACCGTCCCGCGCACCGCTGCGGCGAGTGCGGCCACGCCGTCGCGAAGTGGCTCGGGCAGTGCCCCGAGTGCCAGGCCTGGGGCACGATCGCCGAGGTCGGCGCGTCCCGGGTCGGCGTGACCGCGGGTCCCGTGACCCGGCCGGCGCAGCGCATCGACGAGGTCGACGTGCAGGCGGCCGACGCCCGCCCGACCGGCGTGGGCGAGCTCGACCGGGTGCTCGGCGGCGGGCTCGTCCCCGGCGCGGTCGTGCTGCTCGCCGGCGAGCCCGGCGTCGGCAAGTCGACGCTGACGCTCGAGTGCGCGTCGCGCACCGCGCGCTCCGGCCGACGGGTCCTCTACGTCTCCGGCGAGGAGTCGGCAGCGCAGATCCGGATGCGCGCGGGACGGACCGGCGCCGTCGTACCCAGCCTGTGGCTCGCGGCCGAGACCGACCTGTCGGCTGTCCTCTCCCACATCGACGAGGTCCTCCCCGAGCTGCTCGTCGTCGACTCGGTGCAGACCATCGCCTCCTCTTCCGTGGAGGGGGTCGCGGGTGGCGTGACCCAGGTGCGGGCCGTCACGGCGGCCCTGGTCGGCGTCGCCAAGGAGCGCGGCATCCCGACCTTCCTCGTCGGCCACGTGACCAAGGACGGCGCGATCGCCGGGCCGCGGCTGCTCGAGCACCTCGTCGACGTCGTGCTGTCCTTCGAGGGCGACAAGCACTCGACGCTGCGGATGGTGCGCGGGGTCAAGAACCGCTTCGGCCCGAGCGACGAGGTCGGCTGCTTCGCCCTGGAGGACTCCGGCATCGTCGAGCTCGCCGACCCCAGCGGGCTGTTCCTCACCCGCCGCCGCGACCCCGTGTCGGGCACCTGCGTCACCGTCACCGTCGAGGGTCGCCGGCCGCTGCTCGCCGAGGTCCAGGCGCTCGTCGCCCCGTCGGACCGGCAGGGCAGCCCGCGGCGCGCCGCCGTCGGGCTCGACAGCGGCCGGGTCGCGATGCTGCTCGCCGTCCTCGAACGACGCGGGGGCGTCCGGGGGCTGGCCACCGCTGACGTCTACGCCGCGACGGTCGGTGGCGTGCGGCTGTCCGAGCCGTGCACCGACCTGGCGCTGGCCCTCGCGCTGCGCTCGGCCGCCCTCGACGCCCCGCTCCCCCAGGACCTGGTCGCGCTCGGCGAGGTCGGCCTGTCCGGCGAGCTGCGGCCCGTCGGCGACCTCGGGCGACGGCTCGCGGAGGCGGCCCGCCTGGGCTTCCGGACCGCGATCGTGCCGCCCTCCGACGTCGCGCCCCCGACCGGCATGCGGGTGCTCGTCGCGACCGACCTGCTCCAGGCCGTGTCGCTCCTGGGTGAGCCTCCCCGGCGACGTCCTGCCGCGGCCCCCCAGCCGGTCCGTGAGGAGCCGCTCGACGAGCACCTGCAGGACGAGGCGCGGGCGCTGCTGCGCGAGGCCTTCCCCGACGGCGCGCCCGGGTCGGCCCCGGGGGCCTGA
- a CDS encoding GAF domain-containing protein, which yields MPRTAVRPVTPAALPVPTPSPDPDEAARLQALYRTRVLDTAAEQAFDDLALLAAHVCGVPSAAVAFLDEDREWVKASVGLGAGLADAFADTDRTDAVCSFAVLEQEAVVVPDLLRDARTRSNPLVRSAGLRFYAGAPVRVRSGHAVGAVCVLDVTPRTLSPAQVGALGAVARQVAVLLEWRQLRPTLASVLEARRV from the coding sequence GTGCCCCGCACCGCCGTCCGCCCGGTCACCCCGGCAGCGCTCCCCGTCCCGACCCCCTCGCCCGACCCGGACGAGGCGGCGCGGCTGCAGGCCCTCTACCGCACCCGGGTCCTCGACACCGCGGCCGAGCAGGCCTTCGACGACCTGGCGCTGCTCGCCGCCCACGTCTGCGGGGTGCCGTCGGCCGCCGTGGCGTTCCTCGACGAGGACCGCGAGTGGGTGAAGGCCTCCGTCGGGCTCGGGGCCGGCCTCGCCGACGCTTTCGCCGACACCGACCGGACCGACGCGGTCTGCAGCTTCGCGGTCCTCGAGCAGGAGGCCGTCGTCGTCCCGGACCTGCTGCGTGACGCCCGGACCCGCAGCAACCCGCTGGTGCGCTCGGCCGGCCTGCGGTTCTACGCCGGTGCCCCCGTGCGGGTCCGCTCCGGCCACGCCGTCGGGGCCGTCTGCGTCCTCGACGTGACGCCCCGCACGCTGAGCCCCGCGCAGGTCGGCGCGCTCGGGGCCGTGGCCCGCCAGGTCGCGGTCCTGCTCGAGTGGCGCCAGCTGCGCCCGACCCTCGCCAGCGTCCTGGAGGCCCGCCGGGTCTGA
- a CDS encoding CarD family transcriptional regulator, with amino-acid sequence MTFQVGETVVYPHHGAALIEAIETRTIKGEDKIYLVLKVAQGDLTVRVPADNAEIVGVRDVVGQAGLDKVFEVLRAPAVEEPTNWSRRYKANLEKLASGDINKVGEVVRDLWRRDKERGLSAGEKRMLSKARQILVSELALAEGTNEDKAEAILDEVLAS; translated from the coding sequence ATGACGTTCCAGGTCGGCGAGACGGTGGTCTACCCCCACCACGGGGCTGCGCTCATCGAGGCCATCGAGACCCGCACCATCAAGGGCGAGGACAAGATCTACCTGGTCCTCAAGGTCGCGCAGGGTGACCTCACGGTCCGCGTCCCCGCGGACAACGCCGAGATCGTCGGTGTCCGCGACGTCGTCGGTCAGGCCGGTCTCGACAAGGTCTTCGAGGTCCTGCGCGCCCCGGCCGTCGAGGAGCCGACCAACTGGTCGCGCCGCTACAAGGCCAACCTCGAGAAGCTCGCCTCGGGCGACATCAACAAGGTCGGCGAGGTCGTGCGCGACCTCTGGCGCCGCGACAAGGAGCGGGGCCTGTCGGCCGGCGAGAAGCGGATGCTGTCCAAGGCCCGCCAGATCCTCGTCTCCGAGCTGGCGCTCGCCGAGGGCACGAATGAGGACAAGGCCGAGGCGATCCTCGACGAGGTCCTCGCCTCCTAG
- a CDS encoding methyltransferase domain-containing protein, translating into MTTSTAPVRPRNDPQQYDDLVADWWAPRGGFAMLHWIAAARARHVPRATREGSVLVDVACGGGVLAPHVEALGHRHIGVDLSPTALPVARAHGVVPVRGDAQRLPLADACADVVVAGEVLEHVPDLAAAVSEACRVLRPGGTLVVDTIADTWFGRFSSITVGERVPAGPPKRLHDPALYVDRRRLVALAEAGGVRLSLVGLRPSLRDYVGWWRGRRPDVRMLETRSTAGLFQAHGTKTGREAT; encoded by the coding sequence ATGACCACCTCGACGGCACCGGTCCGGCCGCGCAACGACCCCCAGCAGTACGACGACCTCGTCGCCGACTGGTGGGCGCCCCGTGGCGGGTTCGCGATGCTGCACTGGATCGCCGCGGCCCGGGCTCGCCACGTCCCGCGGGCCACCCGGGAGGGCAGCGTCCTCGTCGACGTGGCCTGCGGCGGCGGTGTCCTCGCGCCGCACGTCGAGGCGCTCGGCCACCGCCACATCGGGGTCGACCTGTCCCCGACCGCGCTGCCGGTCGCGCGGGCCCACGGCGTCGTGCCCGTGCGCGGTGACGCCCAGCGGCTGCCGCTGGCCGACGCCTGCGCCGACGTCGTCGTGGCCGGGGAGGTCCTCGAGCACGTCCCCGACCTCGCGGCCGCGGTCTCCGAGGCCTGCCGGGTCCTGCGCCCCGGCGGGACGCTCGTCGTCGACACGATCGCCGACACGTGGTTCGGGCGCTTCAGCTCGATCACGGTCGGCGAGCGGGTCCCGGCCGGACCCCCGAAGCGGCTGCACGACCCCGCGCTCTACGTCGACCGTCGACGGCTCGTCGCGCTCGCGGAGGCCGGCGGCGTACGCCTGTCGCTCGTGGGTCTGCGACCCAGCCTGCGCGACTACGTCGGCTGGTGGCGGGGAAGGCGTCCGGACGTGCGGATGCTCGAGACCCGGTCCACCGCCGGGCTCTTCCAGGCGCACGGCACGAAAACAGGTCGGGAGGCCACATGA
- the ispD gene encoding 2-C-methyl-D-erythritol 4-phosphate cytidylyltransferase encodes MTVAALVPAAGLGVRLGPGGPKALRELAGEPLLVHAVRGLRAAGCVDHVVVAAPADAVADVQELLSAYDVVVVAGGATRQESVAAALAAVPGQADVVLVHDAARCLTPPDVVARVVAAVRAGAQAVVPVLPVVDTVKRVEGDVVVETVDRTALRSVQTPQGFARAVLERAHAAAQEAHTDDAGLVERAGGTVVVVAGSEDAFKVTGPQDLLLAEAVLAARA; translated from the coding sequence GTGACCGTCGCCGCGCTCGTCCCCGCAGCCGGCCTCGGCGTCCGGCTCGGACCGGGAGGGCCCAAGGCCCTGCGCGAGCTGGCCGGCGAGCCGCTGCTCGTCCACGCCGTCCGCGGCCTGCGGGCTGCCGGGTGCGTCGACCACGTCGTGGTCGCGGCGCCCGCTGACGCGGTCGCCGACGTGCAGGAGCTGCTCTCGGCGTACGACGTGGTCGTCGTCGCGGGCGGAGCCACCCGTCAGGAGAGCGTCGCAGCGGCGCTGGCCGCGGTGCCCGGGCAGGCCGACGTGGTGCTGGTCCATGACGCCGCCCGCTGCCTCACCCCGCCCGACGTCGTGGCCCGGGTGGTGGCGGCGGTCCGGGCGGGGGCACAGGCCGTGGTGCCGGTGCTGCCGGTGGTCGACACCGTCAAGCGGGTCGAGGGCGACGTGGTGGTCGAGACCGTCGACCGCACCGCGCTGCGGTCGGTGCAGACGCCACAGGGCTTCGCTCGGGCGGTGCTCGAGCGGGCGCACGCCGCGGCGCAGGAGGCGCACACCGACGACGCGGGGCTGGTCGAGCGGGCAGGTGGGACGGTCGTGGTGGTGGCAGGCAGCGAGGATGCGTTCAAGGTGACCGGACCGCAGGACCTGCTGCTGGCCGAGGCCGTGCTGGCGGCGCGCGCGTGA
- a CDS encoding UbiA family prenyltransferase, with translation MTTQARARALYRACHPEPTMAVTAIAAGLAQATGGPAVVVGLAFLSGQLTTGWTNDWLDRDRDVASDRRDKPVVRGDVPAAVVSQAAAFAGLLCVPLSLAMGLAAGVVHLVAVASAFAYNARLKSTLLSWAPYALSFGLIPSIVTLAAEDVRAPLWATGAGALLGVGAHLANALPDLDDDAATGVHGLPHRLGATLSAALSAVLLLAATVLLALGPDGEPGVLGWGAVGVAGVVTAVGLVLARRPGSRTAFLAAIVVALVDVALLLVRGADLL, from the coding sequence GTGACGACCCAGGCGCGCGCGCGGGCGCTCTACCGCGCGTGCCACCCCGAGCCGACGATGGCCGTCACCGCGATCGCCGCCGGGCTCGCGCAGGCCACCGGCGGGCCGGCGGTGGTCGTCGGACTGGCCTTCCTGTCGGGGCAGCTCACGACCGGCTGGACCAACGACTGGCTCGACCGCGACCGCGACGTCGCCTCCGACCGCAGGGACAAGCCGGTCGTCCGCGGCGACGTCCCCGCCGCCGTCGTCAGCCAGGCGGCCGCGTTCGCAGGCCTGCTCTGCGTGCCGCTGTCACTCGCGATGGGGCTGGCCGCCGGGGTCGTCCACCTGGTCGCGGTCGCGTCGGCCTTCGCCTACAACGCCCGCCTGAAGTCGACGCTGCTGTCGTGGGCGCCCTACGCGCTGTCGTTCGGCCTCATCCCCTCGATCGTCACCCTCGCCGCGGAGGACGTCCGCGCGCCGCTGTGGGCCACCGGGGCGGGCGCCCTGCTCGGCGTCGGCGCCCACCTGGCCAACGCGCTGCCCGACCTCGACGACGACGCCGCGACGGGGGTGCACGGCCTGCCGCACCGGCTCGGCGCGACGCTCTCGGCGGCGCTGTCCGCGGTCCTGCTGCTCGCCGCGACGGTCCTGCTCGCCCTCGGCCCGGACGGCGAGCCGGGGGTGCTCGGCTGGGGCGCAGTGGGCGTCGCCGGGGTGGTGACGGCGGTGGGGCTGGTGCTTGCGCGGAGGCCCGGGTCGCGGACGGCGTTCCTCGCCGCGATCGTGGTCGCGCTCGTCGACGTCGCCCTGCTGCTCGTCCGCGGCGCCGACCTGCTGTAG